From the genome of Psychrilyobacter atlanticus DSM 19335, one region includes:
- the dnaJ gene encoding molecular chaperone DnaJ yields the protein MSKKDFYETLGIPKGASESEIKKAYRKKAMKYHPDKYSNATSKEKDDAEHKFKEVNDAYQVLSDGEKKSKYDRFGHDAFSQGGGGAGGFGGFGGFGGGGGFEDIFGSFFGGGGSRGPRVEPGADLRYTVEITLEEAAKGTEKEVKYFRKGECHTCHGTGAKPGTSKKTCPKCHGNGRVKEIQRTMFGNFENVVECDNCHGQGEVPTEKCPTCYGTGVEKEKVEKHVKIPAGIDDGQRLRLGGLGEASENGGPNGDLYLFIRVKEHAIFERHGSDIVCEVPISYTKAVLGGDIQIPTLDEAIKIKIPEGTQTGKVFRLRGKGIPSTRGGRVGDELVKVVVETPTKLNSEQKKLLKAFEDSLKDKNTGMKEGFFDKLKDLFK from the coding sequence ATGTCTAAAAAAGATTTTTATGAAACGCTGGGAATACCTAAAGGAGCCAGTGAAAGTGAGATAAAAAAAGCTTATAGAAAGAAAGCTATGAAATATCATCCAGATAAATACAGCAATGCAACTTCAAAGGAAAAAGACGATGCAGAGCACAAATTTAAAGAGGTAAATGATGCATATCAAGTCCTTTCAGATGGAGAAAAAAAATCTAAATATGACAGATTTGGTCATGATGCATTTTCCCAAGGAGGAGGCGGAGCTGGAGGCTTTGGCGGATTCGGTGGATTCGGCGGAGGCGGAGGCTTTGAAGATATTTTCGGTTCATTCTTTGGAGGCGGAGGTTCTCGTGGTCCCCGTGTAGAACCTGGGGCGGATCTTAGATATACTGTAGAAATCACCCTTGAAGAAGCTGCAAAGGGTACAGAAAAAGAGGTTAAATATTTTAGAAAAGGTGAATGTCATACTTGTCATGGAACTGGAGCTAAGCCAGGAACAAGTAAGAAAACCTGCCCAAAATGTCATGGTAATGGAAGGGTAAAAGAAATTCAGAGAACTATGTTTGGAAACTTTGAGAATGTAGTTGAATGTGATAACTGTCATGGTCAGGGAGAGGTTCCTACAGAAAAGTGTCCTACTTGTTATGGAACAGGGGTAGAGAAGGAAAAAGTAGAAAAACATGTGAAGATCCCGGCTGGAATAGATGATGGTCAAAGACTTAGATTAGGTGGATTAGGAGAAGCTAGTGAAAACGGTGGACCAAATGGGGACCTGTATCTATTTATAAGAGTAAAAGAACATGCTATATTTGAAAGACACGGATCAGACATTGTTTGTGAAGTACCGATCTCTTATACTAAGGCTGTTTTAGGAGGAGATATACAAATTCCTACCCTAGATGAAGCAATAAAGATAAAGATCCCAGAGGGAACTCAAACTGGAAAGGTATTCAGACTTCGTGGAAAGGGAATACCTAGTACAAGAGGTGGAAGAGTAGGAGATGAATTGGTAAAAGTTGTAGTTGAGACTCCTACCAAATTAAACTCAGAACAAAAGAAATTATTGAAAGCTTTTGAAGATAGTTTAAAGGACAAAAACACAGGTATGAAAGAAGGATTTTTTGATAAATTAAAAGATCTATTTAAATAG
- a CDS encoding HAD-IIA family hydrolase, with amino-acid sequence MSELKNKKCFIFDMDGTIYLGDNFIDGAVELLEHIEKIGKNFVFLTNNSSKNSGVYCEKLKKMGFEVEEDKIFTSGEATRIYINKFKPGAKIYLLGNEYLEAEFEENGFILVKDRDSNPDYVVLGFDTTLTYEKIWIACDYIKDGVEFLATHPDYVCPLPMGKSMPDTGAMIKMFEAAAGVSPKIIGKPNKLIIESILDKYNLEPEDVVMVGDRLYTDMKLGENAGIDSILVLTGEATEEDVKTSNILPTYIFESVKTIHKNLK; translated from the coding sequence ATGAGTGAATTGAAAAATAAAAAATGTTTTATATTTGATATGGACGGAACCATCTATTTGGGAGATAATTTTATAGATGGAGCTGTGGAGCTTTTAGAACATATAGAAAAGATAGGAAAAAACTTTGTATTTTTAACCAATAATTCCTCTAAAAATAGTGGAGTTTACTGTGAGAAATTAAAGAAGATGGGATTTGAAGTGGAAGAGGATAAGATATTTACCTCAGGGGAAGCAACCAGGATCTATATAAATAAGTTCAAACCAGGAGCCAAAATTTATTTACTGGGAAATGAATATTTAGAGGCAGAGTTTGAAGAAAATGGATTCATCTTAGTTAAAGACAGGGATTCTAATCCGGACTATGTAGTTTTAGGGTTTGATACCACTTTAACCTATGAAAAGATATGGATAGCTTGTGATTATATAAAGGATGGGGTGGAGTTTTTAGCTACCCATCCAGATTATGTGTGTCCTCTACCTATGGGAAAGAGTATGCCTGATACAGGTGCTATGATAAAGATGTTTGAAGCAGCTGCTGGTGTATCTCCAAAGATTATAGGTAAACCCAATAAACTGATAATAGAGTCTATCTTAGATAAGTATAATCTGGAACCGGAAGATGTAGTTATGGTAGGAGACAGACTCTATACAGATATGAAATTAGGAGAGAATGCTGGAATAGATTCTATCTTGGTGCTTACAGGTGAAGCTACAGAGGAGGATGTGAAAACATCTAATATCTTACCAACCTATATATTTGAATCTGTGAAAACAATACATAAAAATTTGAAATAA
- the grpE gene encoding nucleotide exchange factor GrpE: protein MSKKKKVEEEKVEEVLNEEKVEEVVEETLDEKMAKIEADLEDWKSAYARKNAEFQNFTKRKQNELEEFRKYASEKVILKVLEAVDNLERGVAASVETKDFDALVKGVEMTLSQMHGIMNTEGVEPIEALGEEFDPHLHQAVMTENCEEIDNDHIIMELQKGYKMKERVIRPSMVKVCKK from the coding sequence ATGAGTAAGAAAAAAAAGGTTGAAGAAGAAAAAGTAGAAGAAGTATTAAATGAGGAAAAAGTAGAAGAGGTTGTAGAGGAAACGTTAGATGAGAAAATGGCTAAGATCGAGGCTGACCTTGAAGATTGGAAGAGTGCATACGCTAGAAAGAATGCAGAATTTCAAAATTTTACTAAGAGAAAGCAAAATGAATTAGAAGAATTTAGAAAATATGCTTCAGAAAAAGTAATCTTAAAAGTATTAGAAGCTGTAGATAACCTTGAAAGAGGAGTTGCGGCATCTGTTGAAACAAAAGACTTTGATGCATTGGTAAAAGGTGTAGAGATGACATTATCTCAAATGCACGGAATCATGAATACAGAAGGTGTAGAACCAATTGAAGCATTAGGAGAAGAATTTGATCCTCATCTTCACCAAGCTGTAATGACAGAAAATTGTGAAGAGATCGATAACGATCACATCATAATGGAATTACAAAAAGGATATAAGATGAAGGAAAGAGTAATCAGACCTTCAATGGTAAAAGTTTGTAAGAAATAG
- a CDS encoding TRAP transporter large permease encodes MEGFYPIIILFILFFLNIPIAFALMGASMYYFIFVDNIMSMNMIMQRFVTSIESFPYLAVPFFIMVGSVMNYSGISNSLMAMAEVLAGHMAGGLAQVNVVLSMMMGGISGSANADAAMQSKILVPEMRKRGFSAPFSAAVTAASSSVSPVIPPGTNLIIYALIANVSVSKMFLAGYTPGVLMTLALMITVHVISKKRGYLPSRDKMATPKEIAIQFKDSIWALLIPFGIILGMRFGLFTPTEAGGMAVLFCVVIGTFVYKKLKLRHIPIILRDTVYGTGSVMFLIIGAKVFGYYLTLERIPQTITTFLMDFTDSKFVLLIIINLLLLFIGMFIEGGAALIILAPLLVPAVTSMGIDPIHFGVILIVNIMIGGITPPFGSMMFTTCTIVGVKLDDFVKEIIPFIVALMLVLILLTYSAPVAMFIPNLLG; translated from the coding sequence GTGGAAGGTTTTTATCCAATAATAATTTTATTTATATTGTTTTTCTTAAATATACCGATAGCCTTTGCATTAATGGGTGCATCGATGTATTATTTTATCTTCGTAGATAATATTATGTCAATGAACATGATCATGCAAAGATTTGTAACCTCTATTGAGTCATTTCCATATTTAGCGGTACCGTTTTTTATAATGGTAGGATCGGTAATGAACTATTCTGGAATTAGTAATAGTTTGATGGCAATGGCAGAGGTATTAGCAGGGCATATGGCCGGCGGATTAGCTCAAGTAAATGTAGTTTTAAGTATGATGATGGGTGGTATATCAGGATCTGCAAATGCAGATGCAGCCATGCAATCTAAAATACTAGTGCCAGAAATGAGAAAAAGAGGGTTTAGTGCTCCCTTTTCAGCAGCAGTAACTGCGGCTTCATCTTCTGTCAGTCCAGTAATACCACCAGGAACAAATCTGATTATCTATGCATTGATAGCCAATGTATCTGTATCAAAGATGTTTTTAGCAGGATATACACCAGGTGTATTGATGACATTAGCGCTTATGATAACTGTTCATGTAATCTCTAAAAAAAGAGGATATCTGCCTTCAAGAGACAAGATGGCTACTCCTAAAGAGATTGCTATCCAGTTTAAAGATTCTATCTGGGCACTACTTATTCCATTTGGAATTATATTAGGAATGCGTTTTGGACTATTTACTCCTACAGAAGCAGGAGGAATGGCGGTATTATTTTGTGTAGTAATAGGAACTTTTGTATATAAAAAATTAAAGTTAAGACATATACCAATTATTTTAAGAGATACGGTATACGGTACCGGATCGGTTATGTTCCTTATCATAGGAGCTAAAGTATTTGGTTATTATCTAACTTTAGAAAGAATACCTCAAACTATTACAACATTCTTGATGGACTTTACAGACAGTAAGTTTGTATTACTAATAATAATTAACTTATTATTATTATTTATCGGGATGTTTATAGAGGGTGGAGCAGCTCTTATTATATTAGCACCATTATTAGTACCGGCAGTAACAAGTATGGGAATAGATCCTATTCACTTTGGGGTAATCCTGATAGTTAATATTATGATTGGTGGAATAACTCCTCCATTCGGGTCTATGATGTTTACGACCTGTACCATAGTCGGCGTCAAATTAGATGATTTCGTAAAAGAGATAATACCATTCATAGTGGCTCTGATGTTAGTATTGATACTTCTAACTTATTCAGCACCTGTAGCTATGTTTATACCAAATTTACTGGGGTAG
- a CDS encoding aldose 1-epimerase family protein, translating to MGYKITDGIAEAVIDSHGAELKSLKFLKTNEEFMWNADPEFWGRTSPVLFPIVGGLKDGKYSYHGITYEMGQHGFARDNKFEVIFHGETKVVFLFESNEETLKKYPFEFKLYMEYSLEDGRLSIEYKIENISHEEMYFSIGAHPAFSTPVDKDIKISDYYLEFEKNETASILPLEGSNISRNTIKFLEDTKKIELTEDLFKNDALIFKDLESKNVSLRCKKNTRVVTMDYSNFKYIAFWNKVGAEFVCLEPWNGIADFVDASGRLEEKDGILKLEGQGKYEASLKIKVEG from the coding sequence ATGGGATATAAGATAACTGATGGAATTGCGGAGGCTGTTATAGATAGTCATGGTGCAGAATTAAAAAGTTTAAAATTTTTAAAAACCAATGAAGAATTTATGTGGAATGCTGACCCTGAATTTTGGGGAAGAACTTCACCTGTATTGTTTCCTATTGTAGGGGGATTAAAAGATGGTAAATATAGTTACCATGGGATAACCTATGAGATGGGACAGCATGGATTTGCAAGGGACAATAAATTTGAGGTTATTTTCCATGGGGAAACTAAGGTAGTTTTTTTATTTGAATCAAATGAAGAAACACTAAAAAAATATCCATTTGAGTTTAAGTTATATATGGAATATAGTCTAGAAGATGGGCGTCTATCTATTGAATACAAGATAGAAAATATATCCCATGAGGAGATGTATTTTTCAATAGGAGCACATCCTGCCTTTAGTACTCCTGTAGATAAGGATATTAAAATTTCGGATTATTATTTGGAATTTGAAAAAAATGAAACAGCGTCAATACTTCCTTTAGAAGGAAGTAATATATCTAGAAATACCATAAAATTTTTAGAGGACACTAAAAAAATAGAGCTGACTGAAGATCTGTTTAAAAATGATGCTCTTATATTTAAAGATCTGGAGTCTAAAAATGTGTCTTTAAGATGTAAAAAAAATACTAGAGTTGTAACTATGGACTATAGTAACTTTAAATATATTGCATTCTGGAATAAGGTAGGAGCAGAATTTGTATGTCTGGAGCCTTGGAATGGAATAGCTGACTTTGTTGATGCAAGTGGCAGATTAGAGGAAAAAGATGGGATTCTTAAATTAGAGGGTCAGGGAAAATATGAAGCTAGTCTAAAGATAAAGGTTGAAGGTTAG
- a CDS encoding C4-dicarboxylate TRAP transporter substrate-binding protein codes for MRKVFKMLTLLIAATMLFVSCGKKEEAATENGEKKVVIKLSTKFVEDEQTAKSLKRVAEKIKERSNGNVEIQVYAGGQLPIGKDSMEQVANGANWISVDGLNFIGDYVPDFNAINGPMLYKNFDEYLAMTQSDLVKKLKGEADKKGIKVLSLDYLFGFRSMLTDKVVKTPADLKGLKIRVPNSQLYMYTLEAMGANPTPLPFTEVYSGIQQGVVDGLEGSLMTIYGTKIYEVRKNVSLTNHLLGVSAVSISKTVWEGLSENQRTIIQEEFDAGAKYNNDVTVELQTEYKVKLEELGVKFNEVDLPSFNVETAKVFSKFPKWTPGIYGEIEKELKVIRAK; via the coding sequence ATGAGGAAAGTTTTTAAGATGTTAACATTGTTAATAGCAGCTACTATGTTATTTGTTAGTTGTGGTAAAAAAGAAGAAGCAGCAACAGAAAATGGTGAGAAAAAGGTAGTTATTAAATTAAGTACTAAGTTTGTAGAAGACGAGCAGACAGCTAAGTCATTAAAAAGAGTAGCTGAAAAGATCAAGGAAAGATCTAATGGAAATGTTGAAATTCAAGTATACGCCGGTGGACAATTACCAATCGGTAAGGACAGTATGGAACAAGTAGCTAATGGTGCAAACTGGATATCAGTAGACGGACTTAACTTCATAGGAGACTATGTACCTGATTTTAACGCTATCAACGGACCTATGTTATATAAGAACTTTGATGAGTATTTAGCAATGACTCAATCAGATTTAGTAAAAAAATTAAAAGGTGAAGCAGACAAAAAAGGAATCAAAGTATTATCTTTAGATTACTTATTTGGATTCAGAAGTATGTTAACGGATAAAGTAGTAAAAACTCCTGCAGACCTTAAAGGGTTAAAAATAAGAGTACCAAACAGTCAATTATACATGTACACATTAGAAGCAATGGGAGCGAACCCTACTCCATTACCATTTACAGAGGTATACAGTGGAATTCAACAAGGAGTAGTAGATGGTTTAGAGGGATCTCTAATGACTATCTATGGAACTAAAATATATGAAGTTAGAAAAAATGTTTCTTTAACTAATCATTTATTAGGTGTATCAGCAGTTTCTATCTCTAAAACAGTATGGGAAGGATTATCTGAGAACCAAAGAACTATCATCCAAGAAGAATTTGATGCAGGAGCTAAATATAACAATGATGTTACTGTCGAGTTACAAACAGAATACAAAGTTAAGTTAGAGGAATTAGGAGTTAAATTCAATGAGGTAGATCTACCTTCATTCAATGTAGAAACTGCTAAAGTATTCTCTAAGTTCCCTAAGTGGACTCCTGGAATCTACGGTGAAATTGAAAAAGAATTAAAAGTAATCAGAGCTAAATAA
- the dnaK gene encoding molecular chaperone DnaK, which translates to MGKIIGIDLGTTNSCVSVMEGGNFTIITNAEGARTTPSVVNVKDNGEIIVGEIAKRQAVTNPDSTVASIKTHMGEAHKVNIFGKDYGPQEISAMILKKLKKDAEAYLGEAVTEAVITVPAYFSDAQRQATKDAGVIAGLDVKRIINEPTAAALAYGLDKKEEEKVLVFDLGGGTFDVSILEIGDGVVEVLSTSGNNHLGGDNFDKEIIKWLEVEFKKETGLDLSNDKMAVQRLKDAAEKAKKELSTMMETPISLPFITMDATGPKHLEMKLTRAKFNELTSALVEATKEPVRIALKDAGLTPSDIDEILLVGGSTRIPAVQEWVESFLAKSPNKGINPDEVVAAGAAIQGGVLMGDVKDVLLLDVTPLSLGIETLGGVFTKMIEKNTTIPVKKSQVYSTAVDNQPAVSINVFQGERSKAVDNHKLGDFNLEGIPAAPRGVPQIEVTFDIDANGIVHVTAKDLGTGKENKVTITGSTNLSDEEIERMKKDAEAHEAEDQKFKELVEARNKADMIISSTEKSVEEHGDKVTEEEKTAIKEAVEGLKAVKDGEDKEAIDTAMKTLEEKAHKLAEEIYKEAQAKTQAEQGGAAQGGTENKADEDVAEAEVVD; encoded by the coding sequence ATGGGAAAAATAATCGGAATTGACTTAGGAACAACTAACTCATGTGTATCAGTAATGGAAGGTGGAAACTTTACAATAATTACAAATGCAGAGGGAGCAAGAACTACTCCTTCAGTAGTAAATGTAAAAGATAACGGTGAGATCATAGTAGGAGAAATCGCTAAAAGACAAGCGGTTACTAACCCAGACTCTACAGTAGCATCTATCAAAACTCATATGGGAGAAGCTCATAAAGTAAATATCTTTGGAAAAGACTATGGACCTCAAGAGATCTCAGCAATGATCTTAAAGAAATTAAAGAAAGATGCAGAAGCATATTTAGGAGAAGCAGTAACTGAAGCAGTAATCACAGTTCCAGCATATTTCTCAGATGCACAAAGACAAGCAACTAAAGATGCAGGAGTAATCGCAGGATTAGATGTAAAAAGAATCATAAACGAGCCAACTGCAGCAGCATTAGCTTATGGATTAGATAAAAAAGAAGAGGAAAAAGTATTAGTATTCGACTTAGGAGGAGGTACATTTGACGTATCTATCTTAGAGATCGGAGACGGTGTAGTAGAAGTATTATCAACATCTGGAAACAATCACTTAGGTGGAGATAACTTCGATAAAGAGATCATCAAATGGTTAGAAGTAGAATTCAAAAAAGAAACTGGATTAGACCTGTCTAACGACAAGATGGCAGTACAAAGATTAAAAGATGCAGCTGAAAAAGCGAAAAAAGAATTATCTACAATGATGGAAACTCCTATATCATTACCATTTATCACAATGGACGCTACAGGACCAAAACATTTAGAAATGAAATTAACTCGTGCTAAATTCAACGAATTAACTTCTGCTTTAGTAGAAGCTACAAAAGAACCTGTAAGAATAGCTCTTAAAGATGCAGGATTAACTCCTTCAGATATCGATGAGATCTTATTAGTTGGTGGATCAACAAGAATACCAGCAGTACAAGAATGGGTAGAATCTTTCTTAGCTAAATCTCCTAACAAAGGAATTAACCCTGATGAAGTAGTAGCAGCAGGAGCAGCAATTCAAGGTGGAGTATTAATGGGAGACGTTAAAGACGTATTATTATTAGACGTAACTCCATTATCATTAGGAATCGAAACTTTAGGTGGAGTATTCACTAAGATGATAGAAAAGAACACAACTATACCTGTAAAGAAATCACAAGTTTACTCTACAGCTGTAGATAACCAACCAGCAGTATCAATCAACGTATTCCAAGGGGAAAGATCAAAAGCCGTTGATAACCATAAATTAGGAGACTTCAACTTAGAAGGAATCCCAGCAGCACCAAGAGGAGTACCTCAAATCGAAGTAACATTTGATATTGATGCAAACGGTATCGTACATGTAACTGCAAAAGATTTAGGAACTGGAAAAGAAAACAAAGTAACTATCACAGGATCTACAAACCTTTCAGATGAAGAGATCGAAAGAATGAAAAAAGATGCTGAAGCTCATGAAGCTGAAGATCAAAAATTCAAAGAATTAGTAGAGGCTAGAAACAAAGCTGATATGATCATCTCATCTACTGAGAAATCTGTAGAAGAGCATGGAGATAAAGTAACTGAAGAAGAAAAAACTGCTATTAAAGAAGCGGTAGAAGGATTAAAAGCTGTTAAAGATGGAGAAGATAAAGAAGCTATCGATACAGCAATGAAGACTTTAGAAGAAAAAGCTCATAAATTAGCTGAAGAAATATATAAAGAAGCTCAAGCAAAAACTCAAGCTGAACAAGGTGGAGCAGCTCAAGGCGGAACTGAAAACAAAGCCGATGAAGATGTAGCAGAGGCAGAAGTAGTAGACTAA
- a CDS encoding MgtC/SapB family protein, which translates to MEMIMTLYGMSLYEFMLRVFIACVVGALFGLERKSRGKPAGMKTNMLACAGAAIVSVIQLMISNKTAEAGLNIGNVKADPTRLTAQVISGLGFLGAGVIMTGGDKVRGLTTAATLWLVAILGIGIGYGFYPFILPASAMILLLSYLMKKIETTFIEKRKIKKVILEYEQSDDLESIIKEIAKEKDIKIVVDKKISEIDDGERILIKKVMHFSLPKYVSSKYFFNIIRKFEEVISVTRIN; encoded by the coding sequence ATGGAAATGATAATGACGCTTTATGGAATGAGTTTATATGAATTTATGCTTCGAGTATTTATAGCCTGCGTAGTTGGGGCATTGTTTGGATTAGAGAGAAAAAGTCGTGGGAAACCTGCAGGAATGAAAACAAATATGCTGGCCTGTGCAGGAGCTGCAATAGTATCGGTAATCCAGCTTATGATATCTAATAAAACAGCCGAAGCAGGGTTGAATATAGGTAATGTAAAAGCCGATCCTACCAGACTGACAGCTCAGGTTATATCAGGGCTGGGATTTTTAGGTGCTGGGGTAATTATGACAGGGGGAGACAAGGTCAGGGGTCTAACTACTGCCGCGACACTTTGGCTTGTAGCAATATTAGGAATAGGAATAGGGTATGGATTTTATCCTTTTATCCTCCCAGCTTCTGCCATGATATTATTACTGTCGTATCTGATGAAAAAGATTGAAACGACATTTATTGAGAAGAGGAAGATAAAGAAGGTGATCTTAGAGTACGAACAAAGTGACGACTTAGAGAGTATAATTAAGGAGATTGCCAAAGAAAAGGATATAAAGATAGTTGTAGATAAAAAAATAAGTGAGATAGATGATGGAGAACGCATCCTTATAAAAAAAGTAATGCATTTTTCACTGCCTAAATATGTAAG
- the yajC gene encoding preprotein translocase subunit YajC, translated as MFSNFLAFGADQAGKTSGYTGMAVTLIIWGAIFYLFLIRPNKKKQKKHAEMIDALQPGKDVITAGGIKGEVVSVSDQYIVIRVDKGVRLTFTKDSIRKVL; from the coding sequence ATGTTTAGTAATTTTTTAGCTTTTGGAGCGGATCAAGCAGGAAAAACATCTGGCTACACGGGGATGGCAGTAACACTTATTATATGGGGGGCAATTTTTTATTTGTTTTTAATCAGACCGAATAAAAAGAAGCAAAAAAAACATGCTGAAATGATAGATGCCTTACAACCTGGAAAAGATGTTATAACTGCTGGAGGAATCAAAGGCGAAGTTGTATCTGTAAGCGATCAATATATTGTGATCAGAGTAGATAAAGGAGTTAGACTTACTTTTACAAAAGATTCTATAAGAAAAGTATTATAG
- a CDS encoding TRAP transporter small permease, whose translation MKNFFRNIEVILGSITISVTVLSVITNVILRYGFGIQFAWIEEVSVGCFIWTVFLGATAAYKDKALIGVEVLTQALPYKGRRFLELIIYSFLFILTATLFYLSYNYTVGSDKITSALEVSYVYINSSIVVSFGLMTFYSLEFLVKDIILFMDEQRKVEKN comes from the coding sequence ATGAAAAATTTCTTTAGAAATATAGAAGTAATTCTGGGGAGTATAACGATAAGTGTCACAGTATTATCTGTAATAACGAATGTTATTTTAAGATATGGTTTTGGAATTCAATTTGCTTGGATTGAAGAGGTATCTGTAGGATGTTTCATATGGACTGTATTTTTAGGAGCTACAGCAGCTTATAAAGACAAAGCATTGATAGGAGTGGAGGTTTTGACGCAGGCACTTCCATATAAAGGAAGAAGGTTTTTAGAATTAATAATATATAGTTTCTTATTTATTTTAACAGCAACCCTCTTTTATTTGAGTTACAACTACACAGTAGGATCAGATAAGATTACTTCGGCGTTAGAGGTATCTTATGTATATATAAATTCATCTATAGTGGTTTCATTCGGATTGATGACCTTTTATTCATTGGAATTTTTGGTTAAGGATATAATCTTATTCATGGATGAGCAAAGAAAAGTAGAAAAAAATTAA
- a CDS encoding GNAT family N-acetyltransferase — MLKLERMSESDFNMVKGKMIADYAKDKVKVGHWSDRDALELSKEALDKILSEGIATPNHYLLNAYEDEIKVGFVWMNKFNNEMFVNNTSIFEEFQEKEYELKFIELIEEKANELDIKKINVHSYGYNEKNIAVYKKMGYDITDIYLNKGI, encoded by the coding sequence ATGTTAAAATTAGAGAGAATGTCAGAATCGGACTTTAATATGGTAAAGGGAAAGATGATTGCTGATTATGCTAAAGACAAGGTAAAGGTTGGACACTGGTCGGATAGAGATGCTTTAGAGTTATCTAAGGAAGCGTTGGATAAGATTTTAAGTGAAGGAATAGCTACTCCTAACCACTATTTATTAAATGCCTATGAAGATGAAATTAAGGTAGGATTTGTTTGGATGAATAAATTTAACAATGAAATGTTTGTAAATAACACTTCTATCTTTGAAGAGTTTCAGGAAAAAGAATATGAGTTAAAGTTCATCGAGCTAATCGAAGAAAAGGCTAATGAGTTAGATATAAAAAAAATAAATGTACATTCATATGGATATAATGAAAAAAATATAGCAGTATACAAGAAAATGGGATATGATATAACTGATATATATTTAAACAAAGGAATATAA
- the glpQ gene encoding glycerophosphodiester phosphodiesterase: MKKIIGLLLMLAFVGCSSTGVAGEKKEETKKIVVAHRGASGYLPEHSMAAKSMAYAMGADYIEQDVVMTKDNELVVLHDHYLDRVTNVAEVYPYRKREDGRYYAIDFTLKEIKGLKMTEGFNVKDGKTVAGFPERFPIWKSDFKVHTLAEEIELIQGLNKSTGKNIGIYPEIKAPWFHRHEGKDISVAVLKVLKKYGYTKKSDLVYLQCFDPNEVVRLKEELLPEFGMDIKLVQLIAETSWDETMVYEDGKAVPYNYDWMFEDGGMKKISQYADGIGPWKPMLVTDESTKDNLIITDMVKDAHRYGMEVHPYTFRLDEGRIPAYASDFEDMLDIFYNKVGVDGVFTDFPDRAVNFINK; encoded by the coding sequence ATGAAAAAAATAATTGGTTTATTGTTGATGCTGGCATTTGTGGGATGTAGTAGTACAGGTGTTGCAGGGGAGAAAAAAGAAGAAACAAAAAAAATTGTAGTAGCTCACAGGGGAGCTAGTGGTTATTTACCTGAGCATAGTATGGCAGCAAAATCTATGGCATATGCAATGGGAGCAGATTATATTGAACAGGATGTAGTTATGACTAAGGATAATGAATTGGTTGTACTGCATGATCATTATTTAGACAGAGTAACCAATGTAGCTGAAGTTTATCCATATAGAAAGAGGGAAGACGGTAGATATTATGCTATCGACTTTACGTTAAAGGAGATAAAGGGTCTTAAGATGACTGAAGGGTTTAATGTTAAGGATGGGAAAACAGTAGCAGGATTTCCTGAAAGATTCCCAATTTGGAAATCAGACTTTAAAGTTCATACTTTAGCTGAGGAGATCGAATTAATCCAGGGATTAAATAAAAGTACAGGTAAAAATATTGGAATTTATCCAGAGATTAAGGCGCCTTGGTTCCATAGACATGAAGGGAAAGACATCAGTGTAGCAGTATTGAAAGTTCTTAAAAAGTATGGATATACTAAAAAAAGTGATCTAGTTTATTTACAATGTTTTGACCCGAATGAAGTTGTGCGTTTAAAAGAAGAATTATTACCAGAATTTGGAATGGATATTAAGTTAGTACAGTTAATAGCAGAGACTAGCTGGGATGAAACAATGGTATATGAAGATGGAAAAGCAGTTCCTTACAACTACGACTGGATGTTTGAAGATGGAGGGATGAAAAAGATATCTCAATATGCTGACGGAATAGGACCTTGGAAGCCTATGCTTGTAACAGACGAATCTACAAAAGACAATTTGATTATTACAGATATGGTGAAAGATGCTCATAGATATGGAATGGAAGTACATCCTTATACATTCAGATTAGATGAGGGTAGAATACCTGCGTATGCATCGGATTTTGAAGATATGCTGGATATCTTTTATAATAAGGTTGGAGTAGATGGGGTATTTACAGATTTCCCTGATCGTGCCGTAAACTTTATAAATAAATAA